From the genome of Ralstonia insidiosa:
TCGTGACCGCCGGCGTGCACCTGCTCAAGCCTGGCCAGAAGGTGATGCCGATGGCCCCGGCGGATCAGCCGTCGGCCCAGTCCGCCATCACGCCGCGCCGCTAAGCCGCGCTTCCAGCCCAAACACGCCTACCTTCGCGCGCATGGAACACTCCCGTTTCAACCTGTCACGCTGGGCGCTTGAGCATCAACCGCTCACGCGTTTTCTGCTGGTGGCGCTGCTGCTCGGCGGCATCTTTGCGTATTCCAAACTGGGGCAGGACGAAGATCCGCCGTTCACCTTCCGCGCGATGGTGGTGCAGGCCTTCTGGCCCGGCGCCACGGCCGAGCAGATGTCGCGCCAGGTGACCGACAAGATCGAGAAGGCACTGCAGGAAGTGCCGTACGCCTGGAAGATCCGCAGCTATTCCAAGCCCGGCGAGACGCTGGTCACCTTCCAGTTGGCCGATACGTCGCCCGCCAAGGAGACGAAGCAGCTCTGGTACACGGTGCGCAAGAAGGTGGGCGACATCGCGCCCACGCTGCCCCAAGGTGTGCGCGGGCCGTACTTCAATGACGACTTCGGCGATGTGTACGGCTCGATCTACGCGCTGTCCGCCGATGGCTTTACCTATCGCCAGCTCAACGATTACGCCGATTCGATCCGCCAGCAACTGCTGCGCGTGCCCAACGTCGCCAAGGTGGAAACGCTGGGCGATCAGGACGAGAAGATCTACATCGAATTCCAGCAAGCCAAGCTGGCGCAGATGGGGCTGGACATCAACAGCATCGCCACGCAGATTGGCCAGCAGAACAACATCGGCCCCAGCGGCGTATTGGTGACGCCGACCGACAACGTGCAGATTCGGCTGTCCGGCCAGTTCTCAGACATTCGTGATCTGGAGAACCTCACGCTGCGCGGCCCTGGTGGCACGACCAACATCCGCCTGGGCGACATCGCCACCGTCAAGCACGGCTACATCGACCCGCCGCACGCCAAGATGCGCTACAACGGCAAGGAAGTCATCGGGCTTGGCATCTCGATGACCAAGGGCGGCGACATCGTCCAGCTCGGCAAGGACCTGCGTGCCACGGTCGACAAGATCCGCGCGAAGCTGCCGATGGGCATTGAGATGGAGCAGGTGCAGAACCAGCCGAAATCGGTGCAGAACTCGGTGGGCGAATTTGTGCACGTGCTGATCGAGGCCGTGGTGATTGTGCTGGGCGTGAGCTTCCTCTCGCTGGGGTTGCACACCAAGCCGAAGCTGCGCATCGACGTATGGCCGGGGTTGGTGGTGGGCCTGACGATTCCGCTGGTGCTGGCGGTGACGTTCCTGTTCATGAACATCTTCGACATCGGCCTGCACAAGATATCGCTCGGCGCGCTGATCATTGCGCTGGGCCTGCTGGTGGATGACGCGATCATCGCGGTCGAGATGATGGTGCGCAAGCTGGAAGAGGGCTTCTCCAAGATGGAAGCCGCCACCTTTGCGTATAGCTCCACGGCCATGCCGATGCTGACCGGTACGCTCATCACCGCTACGGGTTTCCTGCCAGTGGGACTGGCGCGCTCGACGGTGGGTGAGTACACCTTCGGCATCTTTGCGGTGACGGCGCTGGCGCTGGTGCTGTCGTGGTTTGCGGCGGTGGTGTTCGTGCCGTACCTCGGCTTTCTGCTGTTGCGCACCAAGTCGCACGTGGGTGACGGCGGCCACCACGAGCTGTTCGACACGCCGTTCTACAACCGCTTCCGCGGCTGGGTGAACTGGTGCGTGGAATATCGCAAAACCGTGATCGTCGTGACGTTAGTGACGTTCGGGTTGGGTGTGTTTGGCTTCAAGTTCATCGAGAAGCAGTTCTTCCCCGATTCCAGCCGCCCCGAGTTGATGGTGGAACTGTGGTTGCCGGAAGGCTCCAGCTTCAGCCAGACCGAGGCTGAGGCCAAGCGTTTTGAAACGCTGATGCGCAAGGAGCAGAACGTCGAGAGCGTGACGCTGTT
Proteins encoded in this window:
- a CDS encoding efflux RND transporter permease subunit, whose product is MEHSRFNLSRWALEHQPLTRFLLVALLLGGIFAYSKLGQDEDPPFTFRAMVVQAFWPGATAEQMSRQVTDKIEKALQEVPYAWKIRSYSKPGETLVTFQLADTSPAKETKQLWYTVRKKVGDIAPTLPQGVRGPYFNDDFGDVYGSIYALSADGFTYRQLNDYADSIRQQLLRVPNVAKVETLGDQDEKIYIEFQQAKLAQMGLDINSIATQIGQQNNIGPSGVLVTPTDNVQIRLSGQFSDIRDLENLTLRGPGGTTNIRLGDIATVKHGYIDPPHAKMRYNGKEVIGLGISMTKGGDIVQLGKDLRATVDKIRAKLPMGIEMEQVQNQPKSVQNSVGEFVHVLIEAVVIVLGVSFLSLGLHTKPKLRIDVWPGLVVGLTIPLVLAVTFLFMNIFDIGLHKISLGALIIALGLLVDDAIIAVEMMVRKLEEGFSKMEAATFAYSSTAMPMLTGTLITATGFLPVGLARSTVGEYTFGIFAVTALALVLSWFAAVVFVPYLGFLLLRTKSHVGDGGHHELFDTPFYNRFRGWVNWCVEYRKTVIVVTLVTFGLGVFGFKFIEKQFFPDSSRPELMVELWLPEGSSFSQTEAEAKRFETLMRKEQNVESVTLFIGSGAPRFYLPLDQILPQTNVAQAIIMPTSLEARAGVRQHVIGLLKSQFPHLRGRVKLLPNGPPVQYPVQFRVMGPDMGGVRKIADQVKAIMVANPNTVGVNDNWNENVKVLRLDIDQDKARALGVSTGSISQVTQTVMSGAPIAQYRDGDKLLDIVMRPQEDERNTLDALQRVQVPTASGRTVPLTQVARVGFAWEPGVIWRENRDYGITVQSDVVDGVQGPTVTAQINPLLDKIRADLPPDYQIKIAGAEEESANAGASIAAQMPLCIFIIFLLLMLQLHSFSRSVMVFLTGPLGLIGAAATLLLLRAPMGFVAQLGITALIGMIIRNSVILVDQIEQDVAAGVPTWTAIVEAAVRRFRPIILTAAAAVLAMIPLSRSVFWGPMAAAIMGGLIVATVLTLLFLPALYAAWFRVKRPEADAPAPTA